Proteins co-encoded in one Conger conger chromosome 4, fConCon1.1, whole genome shotgun sequence genomic window:
- the pde6d gene encoding retinal rod rhodopsin-sensitive cGMP 3',5'-cyclic phosphodiesterase subunit delta isoform X2, with protein sequence MSSNEDRAKEILKGFKLNWMNLRDAESGKVLWQGTEDLSLPGVEHEARVPKKILKCKAVSRELNFSSMEKLEKFRLEQKVFFKGQCLEEWFFEFGFVIPNSTNTWQSLIEAAPESQMMPANVLTGNVVIETKFYDEELLGKRTSLS encoded by the exons ATGTCTTCAAACGAAGACAGAGCCAAGGAGATTCTGAAAGGGTTTAAATT GAATTGGATGAATTTACGGGACGCAGAGTCCGGGAAGGTTCTCTGGCAGGGCACGGAAGACCTCTCTCTACCTGGGGTGGAACATGAAG CTCGCGTTCCCAAAAAGATCTTGAAGTGCAAAGCCGTGTCCCGAGAGCTGAATTTCTCCTCCATGGAAAAGCTGGAAAAGTTCAGACTTGAACAAAAGGTTTTTTTCAAGGGCCAGTGTCTAGAAG AATGGTTCTTTGAGTTCGGCTTTGTGATTCCCAACTCCACAAACACATGGCAGTCCTTGATAGAGGCGGCTCCAGAGTCCCAGATGATGCCCGCAAACGTTTTAAC CGGTAATGTGGTGATAGAGACCAAGTTTTACGACGAAGAGCTCCTC gggaaAAGAACAAGTCTCTCATAG
- the pde6d gene encoding retinal rod rhodopsin-sensitive cGMP 3',5'-cyclic phosphodiesterase subunit delta isoform X1 produces the protein MSSNEDRAKEILKGFKLNWMNLRDAESGKVLWQGTEDLSLPGVEHEARVPKKILKCKAVSRELNFSSMEKLEKFRLEQKVFFKGQCLEEWFFEFGFVIPNSTNTWQSLIEAAPESQMMPANVLTGNVVIETKFYDEELLVSTSRVRLFYV, from the exons ATGTCTTCAAACGAAGACAGAGCCAAGGAGATTCTGAAAGGGTTTAAATT GAATTGGATGAATTTACGGGACGCAGAGTCCGGGAAGGTTCTCTGGCAGGGCACGGAAGACCTCTCTCTACCTGGGGTGGAACATGAAG CTCGCGTTCCCAAAAAGATCTTGAAGTGCAAAGCCGTGTCCCGAGAGCTGAATTTCTCCTCCATGGAAAAGCTGGAAAAGTTCAGACTTGAACAAAAGGTTTTTTTCAAGGGCCAGTGTCTAGAAG AATGGTTCTTTGAGTTCGGCTTTGTGATTCCCAACTCCACAAACACATGGCAGTCCTTGATAGAGGCGGCTCCAGAGTCCCAGATGATGCCCGCAAACGTTTTAAC CGGTAATGTGGTGATAGAGACCAAGTTTTACGACGAAGAGCTCCTCGTAAGCACTTCCCGAGTACGACTGTTCTACGTCTGA